One stretch of Ignavibacteria bacterium DNA includes these proteins:
- a CDS encoding leucine--tRNA ligase encodes MKYSAQQIETKWQKFWQEKKIHKTDLSDTEKKLYSLVMFIYPSGAKLHCGHWYNYAPADTWARFKKLQGYNVFEPMGYDAFGLPAENYAIKTGIHPQDSTLQNIKDIRSQLERIGAMYDWEHELMTCDPEYFRWNQWIFLKLYEKGLAYRQKAPVNWCESCQTVLANEQVHSDGACERCNNLVIKKNLTQWFFKITEYAEELLNDLDKIDWPEKTKTMQRNWIGKSIGVELNFKIENSEAEIPVFTTRPDTLFGVTYVVLAPEHPLVNSLTTENNQTSVSKYLEKVSHESEIERLSTAKEKTGIPLGTYAINPVNGEKIPIWIADYVLYTYGTGAVMAVPGHDERDFEFAKKFNLQIRKVILEEGTKHDDELKSAFVDVGVMINSGQFNGLNSDIGIEKISDFLEEKKIGKRKINYRLRDWLISRQRYWGTPIPIIHCESCGEIPVPETDLPVLLPYDVDFKPMGESPLARSKEFQTIQCPKCKSDARRDPDTMDTFVDSSWYHLRFLDPKIDDSMFNVELAKKWMPVDNYIGGAEHSTMHLLYARFVHKFLRDIGLVFCDEPYQKLRHQGTITNQGAKMSKSKGNVVNPDEFIEKYGSDVFRMYLMFMGPYELGGDWSDQGIVGVSRFVNRVYELFTSHNYILDPVSDKVQISLSELTESEKKLYRKVNQTIKKVTEDIEELRFNTAVAAMMELLNEIGHLSETKNEKLIHFMLERFAVLLAPLAPHLAEECWSLLGKEESIYERPIWFEYDKEAIIEDKITLAIQVNGKLRAAIEVDLDDDESVIKSIAKQDSRVLKFIEGKQIVKEIYVKNKILNIVVK; translated from the coding sequence ATGAAATATTCAGCACAACAGATAGAAACAAAATGGCAGAAATTTTGGCAAGAAAAGAAAATTCACAAAACCGACCTGTCAGATACTGAAAAAAAACTTTATTCACTGGTAATGTTTATTTATCCGAGCGGGGCAAAATTACATTGCGGACATTGGTATAACTATGCGCCAGCTGATACTTGGGCACGATTCAAAAAACTTCAAGGTTATAATGTTTTCGAACCGATGGGTTACGATGCATTCGGTTTGCCTGCAGAAAATTACGCAATTAAAACTGGAATTCATCCTCAAGACAGCACTCTACAAAACATAAAGGATATTCGAAGCCAGCTTGAACGTATCGGAGCAATGTACGATTGGGAACATGAATTGATGACTTGTGATCCGGAATATTTTAGATGGAATCAATGGATTTTCCTGAAATTATATGAAAAAGGATTAGCATATCGGCAAAAAGCTCCTGTAAATTGGTGTGAATCATGTCAAACTGTACTGGCAAATGAGCAAGTGCATTCCGATGGGGCGTGTGAGAGATGTAATAATCTTGTTATCAAGAAAAATCTCACTCAGTGGTTTTTTAAAATTACAGAGTATGCTGAGGAACTTCTAAATGATTTGGATAAAATTGATTGGCCTGAAAAAACTAAAACAATGCAAAGAAACTGGATTGGCAAATCTATTGGTGTTGAGCTGAATTTTAAAATCGAAAACTCAGAAGCTGAAATTCCCGTCTTTACAACTCGACCAGATACACTATTCGGTGTAACATATGTTGTTTTGGCACCCGAACATCCGCTTGTTAACTCACTCACTACTGAAAACAATCAAACTTCTGTATCGAAGTATTTAGAGAAAGTCAGTCATGAGTCTGAAATAGAAAGACTCTCTACAGCCAAAGAAAAAACAGGTATCCCGCTCGGAACTTATGCAATAAATCCTGTTAATGGAGAAAAAATTCCCATTTGGATTGCTGATTATGTTCTCTATACTTATGGAACCGGTGCAGTAATGGCTGTTCCCGGTCACGACGAACGCGATTTCGAGTTCGCAAAAAAATTCAATCTTCAAATTCGGAAAGTAATTCTTGAAGAAGGGACAAAACATGATGACGAATTGAAGTCAGCATTTGTTGATGTTGGTGTTATGATAAATTCCGGACAGTTCAACGGTTTGAATTCAGATATTGGAATTGAAAAAATATCCGATTTTCTCGAAGAGAAAAAAATTGGAAAGCGAAAAATAAATTACCGATTGCGCGATTGGCTAATTTCCCGTCAAAGGTATTGGGGAACACCCATCCCAATAATTCACTGTGAATCTTGCGGAGAAATCCCTGTTCCAGAAACTGATCTGCCTGTTCTTCTTCCTTATGATGTTGATTTCAAACCGATGGGAGAATCTCCGCTTGCAAGAAGCAAAGAATTTCAGACAATTCAATGTCCTAAGTGTAAATCTGATGCAAGACGTGATCCAGATACAATGGATACGTTTGTCGATTCGTCATGGTATCATTTGAGGTTTCTAGATCCAAAGATTGATGACTCTATGTTCAATGTCGAACTAGCAAAAAAATGGATGCCGGTTGATAATTATATTGGCGGTGCCGAACATTCAACAATGCATTTACTCTATGCAAGATTTGTTCATAAGTTTTTAAGGGATATTGGATTAGTTTTTTGTGATGAACCGTATCAAAAGCTCCGACATCAGGGTACGATTACTAATCAAGGTGCAAAGATGTCGAAGTCTAAAGGAAATGTTGTCAATCCTGATGAGTTTATCGAAAAGTATGGTTCTGATGTCTTCAGAATGTATTTGATGTTCATGGGTCCATATGAATTAGGAGGAGATTGGAGTGATCAGGGAATCGTCGGCGTTAGTAGGTTTGTAAATCGGGTGTATGAACTATTCACATCTCACAATTATATATTAGATCCGGTGAGTGATAAGGTTCAAATCTCGCTTTCTGAACTTACAGAATCAGAAAAAAAACTATACAGAAAAGTCAATCAAACAATAAAAAAAGTCACCGAAGATATCGAAGAATTGAGATTCAATACAGCTGTTGCAGCAATGATGGAACTCTTAAATGAAATCGGTCATCTGTCTGAAACCAAAAATGAGAAGTTGATTCATTTCATGCTTGAAAGATTTGCTGTCTTGCTCGCTCCACTAGCTCCGCATTTAGCGGAAGAATGCTGGTCGCTTCTCGGAAAAGAGGAAAGTATTTATGAGAGACCAATTTGGTTTGAGTATGATAAAGAGGCAATAATTGAAGATAAAATCACGCTTGCGATTCAAGTTAACGGAAAACTTCGTGCTGCAATTGAAGTAGATTTGGATGATGATGAGAGTGTAATTAAAAGTATCGCAAAGCAAGATTCAAGAGTCCTTAAGTTTATTGAGGGTAAACAAATCGTAAAAGAAATTTATGTTAAAAATAAAATATTAAACATTGTTGTTAAGTGA
- a CDS encoding GxxExxY protein yields the protein MISSNLKYSNITELIIKAFYKDYNKLGYGFLEKVYENSLKLELKHLGLNCNRQKPITVYYDDSVVGEYFADIIVNEVEIVELKAAESLCGEHEIQLENYLKATEIEVGLLLNFGKKPEVRRCVLTDEYKNHSKS from the coding sequence ATGATCAGTTCAAATTTAAAATATTCAAATATTACTGAACTTATTATTAAAGCATTCTATAAAGATTATAATAAATTAGGATATGGCTTTCTTGAGAAGGTTTATGAAAATTCCCTAAAGCTTGAATTAAAACATTTGGGATTGAATTGTAATAGACAAAAACCAATAACTGTATATTATGATGATTCGGTTGTCGGTGAATATTTTGCTGATATAATTGTGAATGAAGTTGAAATCGTTGAACTAAAAGCTGCCGAATCTTTATGTGGAGAGCATGAAATTCAGTTAGAAAATTATTTAAAGGCTACTGAAATTGAAGTCGGATTATTATTGAATTTTGGTAAAAAGCCAGAAGTGCGGCGTTGCGTTTTAACAGACGAATATAAAAATCATAGTAAATCTTAA